The following proteins are co-located in the Maridesulfovibrio sp. genome:
- the dnaX gene encoding DNA polymerase III subunit gamma/tau, whose translation MSTSNLTAKYRPQTFGEVAGQEAVKTILSRAAAQDKIAPAYLFSGTRGVGKTTIARIFAKALNCKNAPTAEPCNECDNCRQITAGVGVDVVEIDAASHGKVDDARRLKEDIGYAPIEFRYKVFIIDEAHMLTVQAFNALLKTLEEPPPHATFIMATTETHKFPATIISRCQHYAFKMLTNDELIAHLSNILNMEKIEFEQGAVDLIAKRGAGSVRDSMSLLGQVLALGSERLLEEDVRSILGLAGRDVFFTLMQAIHGRDLVAVGDTVQQVLGRGLDLGFFIRELGNCWRNMFLLNQSGERAVPLLGLSSEEAAEFMKWAQTFDRSFIHACWQMTVDGQRKVMTSLEPAMALELLLLNMASLTDLISMERAGALASAAPSPQQVSQAAPQTPPPSRSMGQQSGGQTPPWQNSPQQGMQQQVPSHNQSMQPQGMGANGRPMGRTESGSPAGNRSVNDMGADDSSLPDAAGFTETDLTPPVPQLENPAPESIPPLERVPEPAPPKPSFPASVSGPRDFDGFLQYVADSGANGSTSGLSKCKGEFIDGKLVLTCANSFHQGQVAGRESRAVVERMAKEYFGPEIELEIQISSKGKRRSRQEIRDEVEAHPDVKRVMEAFGASIISIDPRKDV comes from the coding sequence ATGAGTACATCCAATCTGACAGCAAAATACCGTCCGCAGACTTTTGGTGAAGTTGCAGGACAGGAAGCAGTCAAAACAATTCTTTCCCGTGCTGCAGCACAGGACAAGATCGCTCCCGCATACCTTTTCAGTGGTACACGCGGGGTAGGCAAGACTACCATTGCCAGAATTTTCGCCAAGGCGCTGAACTGTAAAAATGCACCCACTGCCGAGCCCTGTAACGAGTGCGACAACTGCCGTCAGATTACTGCCGGTGTCGGTGTAGACGTTGTTGAGATTGACGCCGCATCTCACGGTAAGGTTGATGACGCCCGCAGGCTCAAGGAAGATATCGGTTACGCGCCCATTGAATTCCGCTACAAGGTTTTCATTATCGATGAAGCGCACATGCTCACAGTGCAGGCATTCAACGCCTTGCTGAAAACCCTTGAAGAGCCGCCGCCGCACGCAACTTTCATCATGGCGACTACGGAAACGCATAAGTTTCCGGCCACCATTATCAGCCGCTGTCAGCATTACGCATTCAAGATGCTCACCAATGATGAGCTGATCGCGCATCTTTCCAATATCTTAAATATGGAAAAGATCGAATTTGAGCAGGGAGCAGTAGATCTTATTGCCAAACGCGGCGCAGGCAGTGTGCGTGATTCCATGTCCCTGCTGGGTCAGGTATTGGCTCTTGGCAGCGAGAGGCTGCTGGAAGAAGATGTCCGCTCAATTCTGGGACTTGCCGGTCGTGATGTGTTCTTCACGCTCATGCAGGCTATCCACGGACGTGATCTGGTTGCTGTGGGTGACACAGTACAGCAGGTTCTTGGTCGCGGACTTGATCTCGGATTTTTCATTCGTGAACTTGGTAACTGCTGGCGGAATATGTTTCTGCTCAACCAATCCGGCGAACGGGCTGTGCCTTTGCTCGGACTTTCATCCGAGGAAGCTGCGGAGTTCATGAAGTGGGCCCAGACTTTTGACCGTTCCTTCATTCATGCCTGCTGGCAGATGACCGTGGACGGACAGCGCAAGGTAATGACCAGTCTCGAACCGGCCATGGCCCTTGAGCTGCTTTTGCTTAATATGGCCAGCCTTACCGACCTTATTTCCATGGAACGGGCCGGCGCGCTTGCTTCGGCAGCACCAAGTCCGCAACAAGTGTCACAAGCAGCTCCACAGACTCCGCCGCCAAGCAGGTCCATGGGCCAACAGTCAGGCGGGCAGACTCCGCCGTGGCAGAATAGTCCGCAGCAGGGAATGCAGCAGCAGGTTCCGTCTCATAATCAGTCCATGCAGCCACAGGGCATGGGGGCAAACGGACGCCCCATGGGACGTACCGAGTCCGGTTCTCCGGCTGGCAACCGTTCTGTGAACGATATGGGAGCTGATGATTCCTCCCTTCCTGACGCGGCAGGTTTTACTGAAACTGATTTAACTCCCCCTGTCCCACAATTGGAAAATCCTGCGCCGGAATCTATTCCACCGTTGGAGCGTGTTCCCGAACCTGCTCCGCCTAAGCCTTCATTTCCGGCATCAGTCAGTGGACCGCGTGACTTTGATGGTTTTTTGCAATACGTCGCAGATAGCGGTGCGAATGGATCAACTTCCGGTCTGAGCAAATGCAAGGGTGAGTTTATTGATGGTAAACTGGTATTGACCTGTGCCAACTCTTTTCATCAGGGGCAGGTTGCCGGACGCGAATCTCGTGCTGTTGTAGAACGAATGGCGAAGGAATATTTCGGCCCTGAAATTGAGCTGGAAATTCAGATCAGTTCGAAGGGCAAGCGCAGGAGCAGGCAGGAAATACGTGATGAGGTGGAAGCCCACCCGGATGTAAAAAGGGTGATGGAAGCCTTCGGGGCGAGCATCATTTCCATTGATCCGCGTAAAGATGTTTAA
- the recR gene encoding recombination mediator RecR, producing MENLPEPLRVVAQELAKLPGLGPKSALRIALTMLKMPKEKVTGIGQSFIDLREKLCICEQCASITDTCPCRICSDPKREHEKLCLVSEWDSLLAIEEMGLYRGYYLVLGGLLSPLDGVTPQQLEFQKLEERLAKGEVKELILALGATVDAEATASYIKNLVESKFPGIELSRLAQGIPIGSEVKYTDKETLRQSLEYRQKL from the coding sequence ATGGAAAATTTACCTGAGCCGTTACGGGTTGTTGCGCAGGAACTGGCGAAACTTCCCGGTCTTGGCCCTAAGTCTGCGCTCCGCATCGCTTTGACCATGCTGAAGATGCCCAAAGAGAAAGTTACGGGCATCGGTCAGAGTTTTATTGATCTGCGTGAGAAGCTTTGTATCTGTGAGCAGTGCGCCAGCATTACCGATACCTGTCCTTGCCGGATTTGTTCTGATCCCAAGCGTGAGCATGAAAAGCTTTGCCTTGTTTCTGAATGGGATTCTCTGCTTGCGATCGAAGAAATGGGGCTTTATCGCGGCTATTATCTGGTGTTGGGCGGCCTTCTTTCGCCGCTTGATGGAGTTACACCGCAACAGCTTGAGTTTCAGAAGCTTGAAGAGCGTCTTGCCAAAGGCGAAGTAAAGGAGCTTATTCTCGCTTTGGGAGCTACTGTTGACGCTGAAGCTACTGCTTCATACATCAAGAATCTGGTTGAATCCAAATTTCCCGGGATCGAGCTTTCCCGCCTTGCGCAGGGTATCCCCATTGGTTCTGAAGTAAAATATACGGACAAGGAAACTTTGCGGCAGTCACTTGAGTATCGGCAAAAGTTGTAA
- a CDS encoding YbaB/EbfC family nucleoid-associated protein — MKGMNDLVRQAQIMQRKMTALQEDLKTREVESSAGGGMVNVKVNGSSEVLEIKIDPTIVESGDVEMIQDLVLAAVNDANKKAKAMMESEMSAITGGMNIPGMF, encoded by the coding sequence ATGAAAGGTATGAACGATCTCGTACGCCAGGCTCAGATTATGCAGCGCAAAATGACCGCTCTGCAGGAAGATCTCAAGACTCGTGAAGTAGAAAGTTCCGCTGGTGGCGGTATGGTTAACGTTAAAGTTAACGGTTCTTCCGAAGTGCTCGAAATCAAAATTGATCCTACCATCGTTGAGTCCGGTGATGTTGAAATGATTCAGGATCTCGTACTCGCAGCAGTAAATGATGCCAACAAGAAAGCAAAAGCCATGATGGAGTCCGAAATGTCTGCCATCACCGGCGGTATGAACATCCCCGGTATGTTCTAA